A genomic window from Cloacibacillus evryensis DSM 19522 includes:
- a CDS encoding IclR family transcriptional regulator, producing MDQGVAVLRKTIKLMNYIANNDKASGISELSKELDMPKATVHRILNTLCEDNVILKTEEGLYRLGPTVLLWSNGFHLASGIAEMAQPYMRQLRDESKETVHLSVYEHGCAQYADRLNSPQTVVLRWSRLGSALPLYCTAAGRAILAALPQAELDAYLAGAEMTPRTKLTVTSPDRLREMLARFRNQGYAEENQENEENIRCIGAAILNRKNYPVAAISLTAPSFRFTDYDAAIFGAKVAAAAREISSRL from the coding sequence ATGGACCAGGGTGTGGCCGTATTGAGAAAGACGATAAAACTGATGAACTATATAGCCAACAACGACAAAGCAAGCGGCATCTCCGAGCTCTCAAAGGAGTTGGATATGCCAAAAGCCACCGTCCACAGGATACTGAACACTCTTTGCGAAGACAACGTCATCCTTAAGACGGAGGAGGGGCTCTATCGCCTGGGGCCTACTGTGCTGTTGTGGAGCAACGGATTTCATCTGGCCTCGGGCATAGCGGAGATGGCTCAGCCGTATATGAGGCAGCTGCGCGACGAATCAAAGGAGACGGTTCATCTGTCGGTGTACGAACATGGCTGCGCGCAGTATGCGGACAGGCTGAACAGCCCGCAGACGGTCGTCCTGCGGTGGTCGCGGCTCGGCTCCGCGCTGCCGCTTTACTGCACCGCTGCCGGGCGCGCGATCCTTGCCGCGCTGCCGCAGGCTGAACTGGACGCCTATCTCGCCGGGGCGGAGATGACGCCGAGGACGAAGCTTACAGTGACCTCTCCCGATAGGCTCAGAGAGATGCTAGCCCGCTTCCGAAATCAGGGATACGCGGAAGAAAACCAGGAGAATGAAGAAAATATCCGCTGTATCGGTGCGGCGATATTGAATCGAAAAAATTATCCCGTGGCGGCCATCAGCCTCACCGCGCCGTCATTTCGTTTCACGGATTATGACGCGGCCATTTTTGGTGCCAAGGTAGCGGCGGCGGCGAGGGAGATCTCCTCCAGACTGTAG
- a CDS encoding XdhC family protein, with product MNIELLNKINEEVQAGRYGVLCTVTGESGSTPRSRGASMWVRPDGSIAGTIGGGLIEYEAIQEALRLMNSGEPSRTWHKNLTERDGMACGGSADVYMETIGRCDELVIFGGGHVGRAVAELGAFAGFRVTVWDERPEFANDEHIPWARNIACPIDKIYENGITLHERSYIVIMTRGHALDAEAVAVTDKKPGAYYGMIGSRSKIATVRKMLLERGVSEEHLDRIYQPIGLPIKAETPNEIAVSVMAEIIAVKYGADIKKLRG from the coding sequence ATGAATATCGAACTTTTAAATAAAATCAACGAAGAGGTGCAGGCGGGGAGATATGGCGTGCTCTGCACCGTGACGGGCGAGAGCGGCTCCACGCCGCGCAGCCGCGGGGCGTCGATGTGGGTGCGGCCTGACGGCAGCATCGCGGGGACGATCGGCGGCGGGCTCATCGAGTATGAGGCGATACAGGAGGCTCTGCGGCTGATGAACAGCGGCGAGCCTTCGCGCACCTGGCATAAGAACTTGACGGAGCGCGACGGCATGGCCTGCGGCGGCAGCGCCGACGTCTATATGGAGACGATCGGCCGCTGCGACGAGCTCGTCATCTTCGGCGGCGGCCATGTCGGGCGCGCGGTCGCCGAGCTGGGGGCATTCGCCGGCTTCCGCGTCACGGTCTGGGACGAGCGGCCGGAGTTCGCCAACGACGAACATATTCCATGGGCGCGCAACATCGCCTGCCCCATCGATAAGATATATGAAAACGGCATAACCCTCCACGAACGCAGCTACATCGTCATAATGACGCGCGGGCACGCGCTGGATGCCGAGGCCGTCGCCGTCACCGACAAAAAGCCGGGGGCCTATTACGGCATGATCGGATCGCGCAGCAAGATAGCGACGGTGCGCAAGATGCTGCTTGAGCGCGGCGTGAGCGAGGAGCACCTCGACCGCATATACCAGCCGATCGGGCTGCCGATCAAGGCCGAAACGCCAAACGAGATCGCCGTATCGGTAATGGCGGAGATAATAGCGGTAAAATACGGCGCCGATATCAAGAAACTGCGCGGATAG
- a CDS encoding molybdopterin-binding protein has translation MKITTIPLEEAVGLPLAHDLTQIDAKNHKKSARFKKGQVITEADLETLRGMGRENLSIMEMSPGDVHEDDAARQLGEVLCGDNLRLTEPSEGRCNLVAESSGILWYLAETVNRVNQDPDWVLSALAPHRPVLAGQVVAGFRIRPLVMEDYRVERAVAAVRGGKPFTVLPFKPLKVGLITTGKEIVDKKVEDAFRPKLLEKLSRLNGTLMGQRFRTDSLEQISEAIAAFLSEGADVIICTGGMSVDADDKTPGAIRSRCRKISFQGTPALPGAMLMLGWAESPEDGRDVAVIGAPACVAFDDRTALDKLLPFVFAGMEPGDLVRRWGVGGLCEHCPTCHYPACSFAAGS, from the coding sequence ATGAAGATCACAACGATCCCGCTGGAAGAGGCCGTCGGACTGCCGCTGGCCCACGACCTGACACAGATCGACGCGAAAAACCACAAAAAATCCGCCCGTTTTAAAAAGGGACAGGTGATAACCGAGGCCGACCTAGAGACGCTGCGCGGCATGGGACGTGAAAATCTCTCGATAATGGAGATGTCCCCCGGCGACGTGCATGAGGATGACGCCGCCCGTCAGCTCGGCGAGGTCCTCTGCGGCGACAATCTGCGGCTGACGGAGCCATCCGAGGGACGCTGCAATCTCGTCGCCGAAAGCTCGGGGATACTCTGGTATCTCGCGGAGACGGTGAACCGCGTCAACCAGGACCCAGACTGGGTGCTTTCGGCGCTCGCGCCGCACCGCCCCGTGCTCGCGGGACAGGTGGTGGCTGGGTTCCGCATCCGCCCGCTCGTGATGGAGGACTACCGCGTGGAGCGCGCCGTCGCGGCTGTACGCGGAGGCAAACCTTTCACGGTACTGCCCTTCAAACCGCTGAAGGTCGGACTGATAACGACCGGCAAAGAGATCGTCGACAAGAAGGTGGAGGACGCCTTTCGTCCCAAGCTGCTGGAAAAATTGTCGCGCCTCAACGGCACATTGATGGGGCAGCGCTTCCGCACCGATTCGCTTGAGCAGATAAGCGAGGCGATCGCCGCCTTCCTCAGCGAGGGGGCGGACGTGATAATCTGTACGGGCGGCATGAGCGTCGACGCGGACGACAAGACGCCGGGCGCCATTCGCAGCCGCTGCCGCAAGATCTCTTTCCAGGGCACGCCGGCGCTGCCGGGAGCGATGCTGATGCTCGGCTGGGCCGAATCGCCTGAAGACGGACGCGACGTCGCGGTCATCGGCGCGCCGGCCTGCGTCGCCTTCGACGACAGGACGGCGCTCGATAAGCTGCTGCCCTTCGTATTCGCGGGCATGGAACCGGGAGACCTCGTGCGCCGGTGGGGCGTCGGCGGCCTCTGCGAACACTGTCCCACCTGTCATTATCCCGCCTGTTCTTTCGCCGCGGGCAGTTAA